The following is a genomic window from Dehalobacter sp..
CGTATAACACGGGAAATGATTTTGTTTATCGAGATAACTTCACGCAGGACAAAGATGAATATGACGAGGAAGCGGGTGTATTTGATGAAGATGGTGACCGCCTGTTCCGAAACACCGAAAGTAATGGGCGTTTTCATTCCGATTGGTGCAGCATGATGTATCCGAGGCTGGTGTTGGCAAGGAATTTACTACGGAATGAAGGGGTTATATTTATTAGTATTGATGATAATGAGCAGGCAAGTTTGAAAAAGCTCTGTGATGAGGTCTTTGGGGAGAGATATTTTATCGGTTGTTTTGTATGGAAAAGGCGCACTTCCTCATCTATGGATCAATCTAAAGCATCAACAGATCATGAATATGTTATTGCGTATCATAAAGGTGGATTTACAGCATTAAAGGGAACAGAAAAAGATTATGCAGGATATTCGAATCCAGATAATGATCCACGAGGAATATGGACAACTGGTGATTTGACTGTCGGCATGAATGGCGATATGCGTCCAAATCAATACTATGATCTGATTAATCCTGCAACCGGAAAAGTATATAAAGCAAATTATAATCGGGTATGGTCTTATACTCCTGACAGCATGAAAAGACTTATTGATGAGAATAGAGTTATATTCCCTGAAGACACAAGCAAGCGTCCTATGTTAAAACGATTCGCAAGCGAATTAAAAAGCGATACAAATCCTTTTTCTACTTGGATGAAGGATATCGGATTGAATACCGAAGGTACACGTATAGCAAATGCATTATTTAACAATACAAGCATGTTTAACTACGCAAAACCAATCAGTTTAGTTAAAAATGTGATTGAACAAGTTACGTCTGACAACGATATTATTCTTGACTTCTTTTCCGGCTCTGCCACCACCGCCCACGCAGTCATGCAACTCAATGCCGAAGATGGTGGCAACCGCAAATTTATCATGGTGCAATTACCTGAACTCTGCACACCAGACAGTGAAGCTGCTAAGGCAGGCTATAAAAACATCTGCGAAATCGGCAAGGAGCGCATTCGCCGCGCAGGTGAAAAAATTGTAGCGGAAGGTATTTCTAAGACTACAATGAAAAAGATCGGGGGAGAGGTGTTAGAGCCGGTTCTTACTGATGACGGAATGATTGAACATTCCTCGACAACAGAGTATGAAATAAAAACAGAAAGCAAGGCGATTTATTACCTGGATATAGGCTTCCGCGTTCTCAAGCTGGATGATACCAATATGAAAGATGTGTACTACGCCGCAGGCAAGTACACGCAGGACTTGCTTGCCGGTATGGAGGACAACATCAAAGATGACCGTACCGATATGGATTTGCTTTATGCCTGTCTGCTGGACTGGGGTCTGCCTCTCTCCATGCCGCACACTCATGAAAAAATAGACGGCTTTACCGTCCATACCTATAACGAAGGCGATCTTATCGCTTGCTTCGATAAACAAATTAGCGATGCGGTGGTTAAAGAAATCGCCAAGCGCCAGCCGTTGCGTGCTGTTTTCAGGGACAGCAGCTTTAACAGCTCGCCTGAAAAAATCAATGTAGAAGAAATCTTTAAGCTGCTTGCGCCGAATACGAATGTGAGGGTGATATAATGGACGATAAAAAACTTGCCCTCACGCCGCAGGGCGACGAAACAGAGTTCTATAAGAAGGTCTCCGACCTGCTCACAGCAGCTCGCCAATACGCAAAACGGCAGTTGGACAGCACCATTGTCACAACCTATTATGAAGTCGGCCGGATGATTGTGGAGCGCGAACAGCAGGGTCAAAAGAGAGCTCAATACGGCACAAAACTTATTAAAGGACTGTCCGAATACCTCACCGAGCAATACGGCAAGGGCTTTTCGGTCGTAAATTTAAAAAGCATAAGAAAATTTTACCAAGTTTACTCGCCGTCAATAGGGCAATCACTGACTGCCCTTTCTGAAAAAAATGAAAAATTTGATTCGCTGATTAGCCTGTTTGACGTAAATGTGCAAAAAGGGCAGTCGCTGACTGCCCAATTCAAATTATCGTGGACGCATTATCAAAATTTGATGCGAATTGAAAATGAAGCCGCCCGCCGTTTTTACGAAATCGAAACTTTTAACCAACAGTGGTCGGTCAGGCAGCTGCAGCGTCAGGTCGGCAGTTCTCTCTATGAGCGGCTGGGGCTTTCCCGCGACAAGGACAAGGTTATGGCGTTGGCGAACGAAGGTCAGATCATCGAAAGTCCTCGTGACATCTTCAAGTCACCGTATGTACTGGAATTTACGGGACTTGAGGAACGGTCGGAATACAGCGAAACCGAACTTGAACAGGCTCTGATAGACAACCTGCAGAAGTTCCTGCTTGAACTCGGCAAAGGCTTTCTGTTCGAAGCACGGCAAAAGCGGTTTTCGTTTGATGATAAGTCGTTCTATGTTGATCTCGTATTCTACAACCGCCTGCTCCAATGCTATGTTCTCGTTGACCTCAAGGTTGCCGAGCTGAAGCATCAGGACTTGGGTCAGATGTTGATGTACGTCAACTACTTTGACCGTTATGTCAGACAGGCGTTTGAAAAGCCCACGATAGGTATTCTACTGTGCAGTCAGAAAAATGATAACATCGTTGAATTAACCCTGCCGGAAGACAGTAATATTTACGCCTCGGCATACAGCCTTTATCTCCCCGACAAGGCTTTATTACAACGTAAGCTTGCCGAATGGGTCGAGGAGTTCGAAGAGGAACACGGAGGTGACGGCAAATGAAGCTGCAGTTTAAGCATCAAAAATTTCAGGCAGATGCGGCAAAGGCTGTGTGCGATGTGTTTGCCGGACAGCCCTTCCTCACGCCCAGCTATATGATGGACAAGGGATATATAAAGAACGAACAGATGACCATCGATGAAGCCGAGCGCTTCACTGGCTTTGGCAATTCCAAGCTCGTGTTGGAATTAAACGATGGAGTTATCCTTGAAAATGTCAACAAAATTCAACGCAGTAACCAGATTGAGCCGTCCAAGGAATTGGAGGGGTGGTATAACCTGACGGTGGAAATGGAAACCGGCGTCGGCAAGACTTATACATATATCAAAACTATGTACGAGCTCAACAAGCGGTACGGCTGGAGCAAGTTCATTATTGTCGTTCCCAGCGTCGCTATCCGCGAGGGTGTGTATAAGTCGTTCCAGATTACGGAGGAACACTTTACCGAGGAATACGGAAAGAAGATCCGGTATTTTATCTACAATTCTGCCCAGCTGACGGAGATTGACCGCTTCGCTTCCGACAGCGCTATCAATGTGATGATTATAAATTCTCAGGCTTTTAACGCCCGCGGCAAGGACGCCCGTCGTATTTACATGAAGCTCGATGAATTCCGAAGCCGTAAGCCCATAGATATCCTTGCAAAAACAAATCCAATTTTGATTATTGATGAACCGCAGTCGGTGGAAGGTGCAGCTACAAAAGAGCGCTTAAAAGAGTTTAACCCGCTGTTCACGCTCCGCTATTCGGCAACTCATAAGAAAGACAGCGTTTACAATATGGTTTACCGCCTGGATGCTATGGAAGCATATAACAAGAAGCTGGTCAAGAAAATTGCCGTAAAAGGAATTTCCGTTACCGGCAGCACAGCTACCGAAGGATATGTATATCTGGAGGGCATTAATCTCTCTAAGGGAAATCCCACTGCCACCATTGAGTTTGATATTAAAGGCGCAAGCGGCGTCCGCAAGGCAACACGCATTGTTGGCGAAGGATATAATCTCTACCCCAATTCCGGCGAACTCGCTGAATATAAAAATGGGTATACCGTTACGCGTATTGACGGCAGGGACAGCTCTATTGAGTTTACGAACGGCATCAAACTCTTTGCCGGTGATGTTATGGGTGCGGTCAGTGAGGAACAGCTCAGGCGCATTCAAATTAGAGAGACTATTCTCTCTCATATCGAACGGGAACGGCAGTTGTTCTATAAAGGCATCAAGGTTTTGTCGCTTTTCTTTATCGATGAGGTCGCCAAGTACAAACAATATGACGCTACTGGACAGCCTTTTAATGGTGTGTATGCCGATATGTTCGAAGAGGAATATAAACAGGTCATCGGCAATCTCCAACTTAAAATCGGCGATGGAGACGAATACCTGAAATATCTTGGCAAAATTACCGCCAAAGAAACTCATGACGGTTATTTTTCCATAGATAAAAAGAGCCATCGCATGGTAGACAGCAAGTTCGGTGACAGGCAGGAGCGTACCTCTGACGATGTGGACGCTTATGATAGGATTATGAAAAATAAAGAACTCCTGCTGGATCGCCGCGACCCACTTCGGTTTATCTTCTCTCATTCTGCCTTGCGTGAAGGCTGGGATAACCCGAATGTGTTCCAGATATGCACGCTTAAACAAAGCGGCAGCGATGTCCGTAAACGTCAGGAGGTCGGGCGCGGTTTAAGGCTGTCTGTAAATCAGAACGGCGAACGCATGGACACCAACTTGCTGGGTGAGGATGTTCACAATATAAATGTTCTTACCGTTGTCGCCAACGAAAGCTACGACAGCTTTGCCAAAGGGCTTCAGGCCGAACTGGCCGAGGCTGTGGCTGACCGTCCTCGTATGGTCACGATGGAACTCTTTAAGAACAAAGTGATTAAGGATGTAAGCGGCGCTGAACAGGTTATTGATATTGAACTGGCTCAAAGTATCTACGAAGGGCTTATCACCAGCGGATATGTGAAGAAAGGTATCCTCACCGACAAATATTATGAGGACAAGAAAAACGGCAGTATCGAAATAGCTGAAGAAGCTGTGGATTGCAAAGATTCTGTCATTGCTATTCTTGATTCAATCTACGACAGCCGAGCCATGCAGCCTGAAAACGCACGGAAAAACAATGTTGAACTCAAACTGGACAAGGCCAAGCTTGGTTTGCCGGAATTCCAGAAGCTGTGGGCTAAAATAAACTCCAAGTCCGTTTATGTGGTGGAGTTTGATCAGGATGAATTGATAAAAAAATCAATAGCTGCTCTGAACCGCGACCTTCGCGTATCAAAGATATTTTTCAAGGTCGAAACCGGGACGATGACCGACATCCAGTCACGGGAGCAGCTGCAGCAAGGAGCGGCTTTTGTCAAAGAAGAAAACGAGGTTTACAAGGCGGAGTTTTCTTCCAGTAACGCTGTGAAATATGACCTTGTAGGGAAAGTTGTTGCAGAGACAGGGCTTACCAGAAAAGCGGTTGTGAGCGTCCTGCGGGGAATCGATAAGGTTGTTTTCAGTCAGTTCGCCAATAATCCCGAGGAATTTATCATTAAAGCAGCTCAGATTATCAACGAGCAAAAGGCGACGACAATCATTCAGCATATCACTTACAATAAGCTGGACTCCGTATATGAAACCACTATTTTCACCGAGCCGACGCTGAAAGGACAGCTTGGCGTTAACGCCATGGCGGCCAATAAGCATCTGTACGACCACATCCTCTATGATTCGACGAACGAAAAAATCTTTGCCGAAAGCGTCGATACCAGTAATGAGGTGGCGGTCTATGTGAAGCTGCCGAACGGATTTTTCATCAGTACGCCGGTTGGAAAGTATAATCCTGACTGGGCAATTGCTTTCCATGAAGGTAAGGTCAAGCACGTTTATTTTGTCGCCGAGACAAAAGGCTCCATGTCCTCCATGCAGCTCCGCGAGATTGAAAAGGCAAAAATCCACTGCGCTCGTGAACATTTTAAGGCAATCAGCACCAGTTCTGTCGTATATGACGTGGTAGACAACTATGCGGCATTATTGGACAAGGTTATGAGTTAATTGTTTTGATAAACGATTAAACTTGGCGAGGGGGTATTTAAATATTAAGTTTTGTAATCACTATATCAATGCTTTTATTAGCGTTCCTCGTCTGGGTTATAGTGATAAATACAAGTAAATCGAAGCAGACGGCGCTTCCGCTGCTTTTGATCCATGAAGGGTTTGGATTATTGGGTAGCGGTATTCTCGATTGCTTCGATTTCAATTTTACCTTGAATATTAACACTAAGTTTGGTATTGCTTCAGGCTATGTTAAAAGCCCTGAGACCAATTATATTTTATTAGGATGCGGAATCGTTCTCATTATTTTAGGCATAATTCTTTGGCGGTCAGTCAGAAAGAGGATATATGTTCTGAATATGTTAGGAAGAATCAAACATGAAATCAGCGACATCAAATCCGTTAATGCCCTGAAGTTAAAGGATTATCAAGTAAAAGAAACCATTCTTGATTTACGTTGGGCGGCAAGCGATGTAAATCCGCAGACATGGGAAAAAGCAAAAATACAGATTGATGAATATGTCAATGAGTTTTCTGCTCGCTCTGATGCTTCTACTATTTGCTTTACCGGCATGGCTCCAATCCCTTTTGAAGTTTACGCCGGTTCATGTATGAACGGGCATATGACTAAGCGGTTTTTCGAATATAAGCGAAGCGAGGATACCTATTACGAGCTAATACATAAATATAATTTCAGCCCGATAGAATGGATAAAAAATAAAAAACTACCTGTTTTGACAGAAGGAGTGTTGGTGGGAGACGATTCTGCCGAGGTAGTTATTGCTGTATCTATAACTCAGACCGTACAGGATTCTG
Proteins encoded in this region:
- a CDS encoding site-specific DNA-methyltransferase is translated as MNKPKFETSSLITESVAKIAELFPGAVTEGKVNFDLLRSLLGDEVYGNEAYEFTWVGKKAAIAEAGRPIRKTLRPCVEESKDWDTTGNLYIEGDNLDVLKLLQESYLGKVKLIYIDPPYNTGNDFVYRDNFTQDKDEYDEEAGVFDEDGDRLFRNTESNGRFHSDWCSMMYPRLVLARNLLRNEGVIFISIDDNEQASLKKLCDEVFGERYFIGCFVWKRRTSSSMDQSKASTDHEYVIAYHKGGFTALKGTEKDYAGYSNPDNDPRGIWTTGDLTVGMNGDMRPNQYYDLINPATGKVYKANYNRVWSYTPDSMKRLIDENRVIFPEDTSKRPMLKRFASELKSDTNPFSTWMKDIGLNTEGTRIANALFNNTSMFNYAKPISLVKNVIEQVTSDNDIILDFFSGSATTAHAVMQLNAEDGGNRKFIMVQLPELCTPDSEAAKAGYKNICEIGKERIRRAGEKIVAEGISKTTMKKIGGEVLEPVLTDDGMIEHSSTTEYEIKTESKAIYYLDIGFRVLKLDDTNMKDVYYAAGKYTQDLLAGMEDNIKDDRTDMDLLYACLLDWGLPLSMPHTHEKIDGFTVHTYNEGDLIACFDKQISDAVVKEIAKRQPLRAVFRDSSFNSSPEKINVEEIFKLLAPNTNVRVI
- a CDS encoding SAVED domain-containing protein; protein product: MGSGILDCFDFNFTLNINTKFGIASGYVKSPETNYILLGCGIVLIILGIILWRSVRKRIYVLNMLGRIKHEISDIKSVNALKLKDYQVKETILDLRWAASDVNPQTWEKAKIQIDEYVNEFSARSDASTICFTGMAPIPFEVYAGSCMNGHMTKRFFEYKRSEDTYYELIHKYNFSPIEWIKNKKLPVLTEGVLVGDDSAEVVIAVSITQTVQDSDLIQFNCPTIRLGITNPKDNTLTSIVQLKDYVDKTNELIIKLKDVYPKLSRIHLACAVPSCYAFDLGSKLGHLDNRFPEIVVYHYVSTATPKYKYGIVVTGENKGNLVINDYVTKQ
- a CDS encoding PDDEXK nuclease domain-containing protein, whose product is MDDKKLALTPQGDETEFYKKVSDLLTAARQYAKRQLDSTIVTTYYEVGRMIVEREQQGQKRAQYGTKLIKGLSEYLTEQYGKGFSVVNLKSIRKFYQVYSPSIGQSLTALSEKNEKFDSLISLFDVNVQKGQSLTAQFKLSWTHYQNLMRIENEAARRFYEIETFNQQWSVRQLQRQVGSSLYERLGLSRDKDKVMALANEGQIIESPRDIFKSPYVLEFTGLEERSEYSETELEQALIDNLQKFLLELGKGFLFEARQKRFSFDDKSFYVDLVFYNRLLQCYVLVDLKVAELKHQDLGQMLMYVNYFDRYVRQAFEKPTIGILLCSQKNDNIVELTLPEDSNIYASAYSLYLPDKALLQRKLAEWVEEFEEEHGGDGK
- a CDS encoding DEAD/DEAH box helicase family protein, coding for MKLQFKHQKFQADAAKAVCDVFAGQPFLTPSYMMDKGYIKNEQMTIDEAERFTGFGNSKLVLELNDGVILENVNKIQRSNQIEPSKELEGWYNLTVEMETGVGKTYTYIKTMYELNKRYGWSKFIIVVPSVAIREGVYKSFQITEEHFTEEYGKKIRYFIYNSAQLTEIDRFASDSAINVMIINSQAFNARGKDARRIYMKLDEFRSRKPIDILAKTNPILIIDEPQSVEGAATKERLKEFNPLFTLRYSATHKKDSVYNMVYRLDAMEAYNKKLVKKIAVKGISVTGSTATEGYVYLEGINLSKGNPTATIEFDIKGASGVRKATRIVGEGYNLYPNSGELAEYKNGYTVTRIDGRDSSIEFTNGIKLFAGDVMGAVSEEQLRRIQIRETILSHIERERQLFYKGIKVLSLFFIDEVAKYKQYDATGQPFNGVYADMFEEEYKQVIGNLQLKIGDGDEYLKYLGKITAKETHDGYFSIDKKSHRMVDSKFGDRQERTSDDVDAYDRIMKNKELLLDRRDPLRFIFSHSALREGWDNPNVFQICTLKQSGSDVRKRQEVGRGLRLSVNQNGERMDTNLLGEDVHNINVLTVVANESYDSFAKGLQAELAEAVADRPRMVTMELFKNKVIKDVSGAEQVIDIELAQSIYEGLITSGYVKKGILTDKYYEDKKNGSIEIAEEAVDCKDSVIAILDSIYDSRAMQPENARKNNVELKLDKAKLGLPEFQKLWAKINSKSVYVVEFDQDELIKKSIAALNRDLRVSKIFFKVETGTMTDIQSREQLQQGAAFVKEENEVYKAEFSSSNAVKYDLVGKVVAETGLTRKAVVSVLRGIDKVVFSQFANNPEEFIIKAAQIINEQKATTIIQHITYNKLDSVYETTIFTEPTLKGQLGVNAMAANKHLYDHILYDSTNEKIFAESVDTSNEVAVYVKLPNGFFISTPVGKYNPDWAIAFHEGKVKHVYFVAETKGSMSSMQLREIEKAKIHCAREHFKAISTSSVVYDVVDNYAALLDKVMS